Proteins co-encoded in one Candidatus Kapaibacterium sp. genomic window:
- the fliN gene encoding flagellar motor switch protein FliN, which produces MPEQESIAPEIPESGTAQPSTGGEAPKEGFTPQESAQLGGEVRGLKAEEFLHDPKLELLFSIQLPVSVELGRTMMFIRDILRLGRGSVIEFERLITDPVDVLVNGKKIAEGEVVVIDKHFGIRITTLVEPAERLHGLRR; this is translated from the coding sequence ATGCCAGAGCAAGAGTCTATCGCTCCAGAAATCCCTGAGTCGGGGACAGCACAGCCCTCCACTGGTGGAGAAGCTCCAAAGGAGGGGTTCACCCCCCAGGAGAGTGCTCAACTGGGTGGAGAAGTACGGGGACTCAAAGCTGAAGAATTCCTGCACGATCCCAAGCTAGAGCTTCTCTTCAGCATTCAGCTACCAGTATCAGTGGAGCTCGGCCGCACGATGATGTTCATCCGCGATATCCTTCGCTTGGGACGTGGCTCAGTCATAGAGTTTGAGCGCCTCATCACGGATCCTGTAGATGTGCTCGTCAACGGCAAGAAGATTGCCGAAGGGGAGGTGGTTGTCATAGACAAGCATTTCGGCATTCGGATTACAACTCTAGTGGAACCGGCAGAACGGTTGCACGGCCTGCGGAGGTAA
- a CDS encoding FliM/FliN family flagellar motor switch protein, which yields MSLCYPTFALEDVLSRLERQQVTHAAHPEQQQANSATILGHLLTLPLQVAVQLGTATITVKELLQLRVGDVLRLDTQTTDLLMLFIQEQPKLWVRPGSVTGRRAVQIVRPIDPSEIM from the coding sequence ATGAGCCTCTGCTATCCGACATTCGCGTTAGAAGATGTCCTGAGCCGCTTGGAACGCCAACAAGTCACCCATGCTGCACACCCAGAGCAGCAGCAAGCCAATAGCGCTACCATTTTGGGACACCTACTGACCCTGCCACTGCAAGTGGCTGTACAGTTAGGCACTGCTACCATTACTGTCAAAGAGCTACTGCAGCTTCGCGTCGGAGATGTTCTGCGGCTGGATACACAGACGACAGACTTGTTGATGCTCTTCATTCAGGAGCAGCCTAAGCTGTGGGTGCGGCCAGGCAGTGTCACTGGCCGACGGGCTGTTCAGATTGTACGCCCAATCGATCCGAGCGAGATCATGTGA
- a CDS encoding flagellar basal body-associated FliL family protein has translation MAGSKVESKEGSSKRLSLPVIIGLMGGAVALQVVVLVVVLRTFVTPPSGQSLQQHGHKEITAEATANVPTGVIVPVDDLVVNPRGSSSRYVLVALGLEVANPKEGERLRRELMIPVRDRIMSVVSSYSVEELQTVGIRDSLRMRIRQELELLLPEIHLRNVYFSKFVIQ, from the coding sequence ATGGCGGGATCGAAGGTTGAGAGCAAGGAGGGGAGCTCCAAAAGACTTAGCCTTCCTGTGATTATCGGGCTGATGGGCGGAGCAGTAGCGCTGCAGGTAGTGGTCTTGGTGGTAGTCCTCCGAACGTTTGTGACTCCACCATCGGGACAATCCCTCCAGCAGCATGGCCACAAAGAGATCACAGCTGAGGCTACAGCCAACGTCCCAACCGGAGTGATTGTGCCAGTAGACGATCTGGTCGTCAACCCGCGTGGCTCCTCTTCTCGCTACGTTCTCGTGGCACTTGGCCTAGAAGTTGCAAATCCTAAGGAGGGAGAGCGTCTCCGTCGGGAGCTGATGATTCCCGTCCGTGACCGCATCATGTCGGTCGTGTCCTCGTACTCGGTAGAGGAACTCCAGACAGTAGGGATCCGGGATAGCCTAAGGATGCGAATCCGCCAGGAGCTGGAACTACTCCTGCCGGAGATTCACCTGCGAAATGTCTACTTCTCCAAGTTTGTTATCCAGTAA
- a CDS encoding UDP-glucose/GDP-mannose dehydrogenase family protein, producing MYRVGIIGTGYVGLVTGLCFAETGNEVICVDVDAAKIERLRSGEIPFYEPGLQALLSRNLQKQRVSFTTELSEAAANCDVLMLCLPTPSQEDGSADVRRVFAVARELIEYYRQFPPEGRRLLVTKSTVPPGTTRQLAELFHRELPTVQITVASNPEFLSQGSAVENFMKPERVIIGTRDPWAATVLRTLYEPFVRTGNPIYVMDETSAEVVKYASNAFLAMRVSFMNELSAYCEAIGADIEQVRLGMGADSRIGKRYLFAGLGYGGSCLPKDIRALVQSARSVEVPLELIPAVARVNERQLRRFVEKIRRRFGSIDGRVLALWGVAFKPNTDDIREAPALYVIDALLQDGGQIRVYDPQALDNLRRLYGERLTYTSSAYECAEGADALIIATEWAEFRNPDFHHLRRCLRQAIIFDGRNLFSPPEMLRLGFEYHSIGRPSVYPLGSPQDVR from the coding sequence ATGTACCGAGTTGGGATTATCGGCACGGGATACGTAGGTCTGGTTACGGGACTCTGTTTTGCTGAGACGGGGAACGAAGTCATCTGTGTCGACGTGGATGCTGCGAAGATTGAACGCCTACGGAGTGGTGAAATCCCTTTCTACGAGCCTGGCCTTCAGGCCTTGTTGAGCAGAAACCTACAGAAGCAGCGCGTTAGCTTCACCACCGAATTATCCGAAGCAGCCGCCAACTGTGATGTTCTCATGCTGTGCTTGCCGACCCCTTCGCAGGAAGATGGCTCTGCAGATGTTCGGCGTGTCTTCGCTGTAGCTCGGGAGCTCATAGAGTACTACCGGCAGTTCCCACCGGAGGGGCGCCGCTTGCTGGTGACGAAGAGTACAGTACCTCCCGGAACAACACGGCAATTGGCAGAGCTCTTCCACCGAGAGCTTCCCACTGTCCAGATCACCGTCGCTTCCAACCCTGAATTCCTTAGCCAGGGTTCTGCCGTAGAGAACTTCATGAAGCCAGAGCGGGTCATCATCGGTACTCGTGATCCCTGGGCTGCTACGGTGTTGCGGACCCTCTACGAACCCTTTGTGCGGACTGGCAACCCGATCTATGTGATGGATGAGACCAGCGCTGAGGTTGTCAAGTACGCTTCAAATGCCTTTCTGGCGATGCGTGTGTCGTTCATGAATGAGCTATCGGCATACTGTGAGGCGATTGGAGCGGACATAGAACAGGTCCGTCTCGGAATGGGAGCCGATAGCCGAATTGGAAAGCGGTACCTCTTTGCTGGCTTGGGATATGGAGGAAGCTGCCTACCGAAGGATATCCGCGCTCTGGTGCAATCGGCGCGTTCGGTGGAGGTCCCCTTGGAGCTGATTCCGGCAGTGGCGAGGGTTAATGAGCGGCAGCTCCGGCGCTTTGTTGAGAAGATTCGTCGTCGATTCGGGTCCATCGACGGTAGAGTGCTTGCCCTCTGGGGAGTCGCCTTCAAGCCAAATACGGACGATATCCGCGAGGCTCCAGCACTGTACGTGATTGATGCGTTGCTGCAGGATGGGGGGCAGATTCGGGTCTACGATCCACAGGCGCTTGACAACCTTCGTCGGCTCTACGGAGAGAGACTCACTTACACTTCATCGGCTTACGAATGTGCGGAAGGGGCTGATGCCCTCATCATTGCTACAGAGTGGGCAGAATTTCGCAACCCGGATTTCCATCACCTCCGGCGTTGCCTCCGGCAGGCCATCATCTTTGACGGACGCAATCTCTTCTCCCCTCCAGAGATGCTGCGCCTTGGCTTTGAGTACCATAGCATTGGGCGTCCTTCGGTCTACCCCTTAGGCTCTCCGCAGGACGTCCGATAA
- a CDS encoding TonB family protein → MKMHTSYERTTVLTVRIPWDRITARAFLLSLLLHICIFLLMLNVRWIPEPPRQLEARSIPVELLTLGWGEGEKPAGGSLSPEGAARRARPARSPLEDAQIASRSTQRAGGVTESVHAIPRPVPETTKAATNSPGESGGAAGVPERSAEGSGLGLQGSGSGRGLGFDIQWGGGGNRIVVYRVLPQYPRGHNVGGRVRLRFTVLPDGTVGTIIPVQRTDPVLERVAVEALRQWRFNPLPTQMEMVGIITFAFELE, encoded by the coding sequence ATGAAGATGCATACCTCTTACGAGCGGACGACCGTTCTGACCGTACGCATCCCCTGGGACCGCATCACTGCCCGTGCCTTTCTGCTGTCGCTCCTGCTGCATATCTGCATCTTCCTCCTCATGCTCAACGTACGATGGATTCCTGAGCCTCCACGACAGCTCGAGGCTCGCAGCATTCCCGTGGAGCTCTTGACCCTTGGGTGGGGTGAAGGCGAAAAACCAGCCGGTGGTAGTCTATCGCCAGAAGGTGCGGCGCGGAGGGCACGGCCAGCGCGCTCTCCGTTGGAGGATGCTCAGATAGCCTCTCGTTCCACACAGAGAGCCGGGGGTGTCACGGAGTCCGTGCATGCCATACCACGACCTGTTCCAGAGACGACGAAGGCTGCTACGAACTCGCCGGGAGAATCGGGAGGGGCAGCCGGTGTCCCAGAAAGGTCGGCTGAAGGCTCTGGACTAGGGCTCCAGGGCAGTGGGAGTGGCCGAGGTTTAGGGTTCGATATTCAGTGGGGAGGTGGGGGTAACCGAATTGTGGTCTACAGGGTTTTGCCGCAGTACCCGCGGGGACACAACGTTGGAGGGAGAGTGCGTCTGCGGTTTACTGTGCTGCCTGATGGTACTGTCGGAACGATCATCCCTGTCCAGCGCACGGATCCGGTGCTGGAGCGGGTGGCTGTAGAGGCGCTGCGTCAGTGGCGTTTCAATCCCCTGCCGACCCAGATGGAGATGGTCGGCATTATCACCTTTGCCTTTGAGCTGGAATAG
- a CDS encoding SPOR domain-containing protein, producing the protein MKQDYRPEEATGFEPETDRESFLLESAPYPGSLPWQSQDVDQGAGGFFTHGSELSPEEVLRLDEELRRILEEELQRSAQRHRARSVAGIPVPPSKPVSHSAAPVEIDLGELPKHPSQLQLLVAQKELPTTPPAITSKPRKGAQSRRAVLVDLLLVLLVLGGGALLWHLGTARRWDVVLLGGTELGEVEPKGIGQQYGQQHSVDAPFREVVWVDPVRVEVFSPLLQTGLPTTTQSAKTNQPPSPKSPRPMRATTVVLRKAPQHLPAPLARGESQDWYAVQVYASPSLDDAKEVAEYLRRQGAPAVVVSAVNIRGQTWWRVRFGPYATRLQAEQAALRFGATNAWIVRVQ; encoded by the coding sequence ATGAAGCAGGACTACCGGCCAGAGGAAGCAACAGGGTTCGAGCCCGAAACAGATCGGGAGAGCTTTTTGCTGGAGAGCGCTCCCTACCCAGGAAGCCTTCCGTGGCAATCCCAGGATGTAGACCAGGGTGCAGGTGGTTTCTTCACACATGGCAGCGAATTGTCGCCCGAAGAGGTACTGCGGCTTGATGAGGAGCTCCGCCGAATCTTAGAGGAAGAGCTCCAGCGTTCAGCACAGCGACATCGAGCGCGTTCTGTGGCTGGAATACCTGTACCTCCGAGCAAGCCAGTGTCCCACAGTGCTGCGCCTGTAGAGATAGACCTTGGGGAGCTACCGAAACATCCTTCTCAGCTCCAACTGCTCGTTGCACAGAAGGAATTACCGACAACACCACCAGCCATTACATCAAAGCCGCGCAAGGGTGCACAGTCACGTCGTGCTGTGCTCGTAGACCTCCTCCTCGTGCTCCTTGTCCTGGGTGGAGGAGCTCTTCTCTGGCACCTCGGAACGGCGCGCCGATGGGATGTTGTGCTTCTCGGAGGAACAGAGCTCGGGGAGGTGGAGCCCAAGGGGATTGGACAGCAGTACGGGCAACAGCATTCGGTGGATGCTCCATTTCGAGAGGTGGTGTGGGTAGATCCTGTGAGGGTCGAGGTCTTTTCGCCGTTATTGCAAACTGGTCTCCCAACAACAACACAGTCAGCAAAAACAAATCAACCACCAAGCCCCAAAAGCCCTAGACCTATGAGAGCTACGACAGTGGTGTTACGAAAAGCACCTCAGCATCTTCCAGCTCCGCTAGCACGAGGAGAGTCCCAGGATTGGTATGCTGTCCAAGTCTATGCCTCGCCTTCCCTGGATGATGCCAAGGAAGTGGCAGAGTACCTCCGCCGACAAGGAGCTCCAGCCGTTGTGGTCAGTGCCGTGAACATTCGAGGACAGACGTGGTGGCGCGTACGCTTTGGGCCGTATGCAACTCGTCTACAAGCTGAGCAAGCAGCTCTGCGCTTCGGAGCTACGAATGCCTGGATTGTGAGGGTCCAGTGA